One window from the genome of Eucalyptus grandis isolate ANBG69807.140 chromosome 7, ASM1654582v1, whole genome shotgun sequence encodes:
- the LOC104453871 gene encoding uncharacterized protein LOC104453871: MEDWWKRAKTFAEEAAKTSQTLAASAASSAASAKISDLISETAKKSRELALEASKKADDLKAAALQQADQIKSIAALPPPLVAGPSGNAATPEAAAEELEKLGVTGDLREFVKGFTPATFQNFPIRDDEEKEEEGDAAAAGSNVRRDLTEWQAKHATLVLTTVKEISRLRYQLCPRVMKERRFWRIYFTLVSTHVAPFEKRYLEDAKLKAVEQAKAEKMMQAPVAEIQNPNAVEKNAKSSTSSLSAQQDLDTFLLGDLEDSDGGADDGEGSFADDFDKIDNLDDEDEEDQQKPT; the protein is encoded by the exons ATGGAGGACTGGTGGAAGCGAGCCAAGACCTTCGCCGAGGAGGCCGCGAAGACGTCCCAGAccctcgccgcctccgccgcctcctccgccgcctccgccaaGATCTCCGATCTCATCTCCGAGACCGCCAAGAAGTCCCGCGAGCTCGCCCTCGAGGCCTCCAAGAAGGCCGACGACCTCAAGGCCGCCGCCCTCCAGCAGGCCGACCAGATCAAGTCCATCGCCGCCCTCCCCCCGCCGctcgtcgccggcccctccggcaaTGCCGCCACcccggaggcggcggcggaggagctcGAGAAGCTCGGCGTCACCGGCGACCTGCGGGAGTTCGTCAAGGGGTTCACGCCCGCCACGTTCCAGAACTTCCCGATCCGAG ATGacgaggagaaggaggaggagggcgatgCCGCCGCGGCTGGTTCGAACGTGAGGCGGGATCTTACGGAGTGGCAAGCGAAGCACGCGACTCTCGTTCTCACCACCGTGAAG GAAATTTCGCGGCTGCGATATCAATTGTGTCCTCGGGTCATGAAAGAGAGGAGATTTTGGAGGATCTATTTTACTCTTGTGAGCACTCACGTGGCCCC aTTTGAGAAAAGGTACTTGGAGGACGCTAAGCTCAAGGCTGTGGAGCAGGCTAAAGCTGAGAAGATGATGCAGGCCCCAGTTGCAGAGATCCAAAATCCTAATGCGGTGGAGAAGAACGCAAAAAGCAGTACATCGAGTTTGTCAGCTCAGCAAGACTTGGATACTTTTCTTCTAGGAGATCTTGAGGACAGTGATGGAGGCGCAG ATGATGGTGAAGGGAGCTTTGCTGATGATTTTGATAAGATTGATAATCTG gatgatgaggatgaggaggatCAGCAGAAACCAACATGA
- the LOC104453872 gene encoding uncharacterized protein LOC104453872, with product MKIDGETVVQHLVNNPTAKSFQHNDDPMTNVEQKSNKDSMKENRDDMKYDENIAAPLPIDVNSGDGFWPVPGLSNPEADEVLTGSDKLTVKSSFASNTDSTGETELVKEPLDLFTDKTVTECEVDKSIPCHKGNPSCDVKDICVDEGVPSHKATLSETDGNKDLDAFLPLEKDANSDLDALECSKNGSEDLVQADTTGDKFVDELSNGKVVPSVQELTSQNLDRESSDDLADKMKPLSAVGPNDESVMACLNLSSVKTQESVKRSEENAPPSPSSIIKEANDTAQVHDLRDNSEMDNRSPDNQVATDPSPSERAEYKDLANELSYRRKVESGSITFSFNASASESSDRGASSSNGNKEQHEDQNVHKPDGASGRRTDSCLGRHDLGESSFSVAGPASGSITYSGPIAYSGSLSLRSLSIRSDSSTTSARSFAFPVLQSEWNSSPVRMARSDRRQLGKDKSWGRFLCCKF from the exons ATGAAGATTG ATGGTGAGACGGTGGTTCAACATCTGGTAAATAATCCTACTGCAAAGTCCTTTCAGCACAATGATGACCCCATGACAAATGTTGAACAAAAGTCAAACAAGGACAGCATGAAGGAAAACCGAGATGATATGAAGTACGACGAGAATATTGCTGCTCCATTGCCGATTGATGTCAATTCTGGGGATGGATTTTGGCCAGTGCCAGGATTGAGCAATCCGGAGGCTGACGAGGTTCTCACTGGGAGTGACAAATTGACTGTAAAAAGTTCGTTCGCTTCAAATACAGATTCTACTGGAGAAACAGAACTGGTTAAAGAGCCCTTGGACCTTTTCACTGATAAAACTGTCACGGAATGTGAGGTTGATAAGTCAATACCTTGTCACAAAGGAAACCCTTCGTGTGATGTCAAAGATATCTGTGTAGACGAAGGTGTGCCCTCTCACAAGGCTACCTTGTCAGAAACTGATGGAAATAAGGACCTGGATGCCTTTTTGCCTTTAGAGAAGGATGCAAATAGTGACTTAGATGCACTCGAGTGTTCCAAAAATGGTTCTGAGGATTTAGTGCAGGCAGACACAACAGGAGACAAATTTGTGGATGAGTTATCCAACGGGAAAGTGGTTCCTTCAGTCCAAGAGCTGACTTCACAAAATCTCGACCGAGAGTCTTCTGATGATCTTGCTGATAAAATGAAGCCACTCTCTGCTGTG GGCCCAAACGATGAATCTGTGATGGCATGCTTGAATTTGTCCTCAGTTAAAACCCAAGAATCAGTCAAAAGGAGTGAGGAGAATGCTCCCCCATCCCCTTCTTCTATCATCAAAGAAGCGAATGATACTGCCCAAGTCCATGATCTGCGAGATAACAGCGAGATGGATAACAGGAGCCCCGATAACCAGGTCGCAACTGACCCATCTCCATCCGAAAGGGCGGAATACAAGGATCTTGCCAACGAGTTATCTTACCGCAGGAAAGTGGAGAGTGGAAGTATTACCTTCAGTTTCAATGCTTCAGCATCTGAATCGAGTGATAGAGGGGCAAGTTCTAGTAATGGCAATAAAGAACAGCATGAGGACCAGAATGTTCATAAACCGGATGGAGCTTCTGGTAGGCGGACTGATTCTTGCCTAGGACGGCATGATCTTGGAGAGTCGAGTTTCTCTGTGGCAGGCCCCGCATCGGGCTCGATAACTTACTCGGGACCGATAGCTTATTCAGGAAGCCTCTCTCTCAGATCCCTCTCTATCAGATCGGATAGCAGCACGACCAGCGCTAGATCCTTTGCATTTCCAGT ATTGCAATCCGAGTGGAATAGCAGCCCAGTGAGGATGGCGAGATCGGATCGGCGACAACTTGGGAAGGACAAGAGTTGGGGGCGATTCCTATGCTGTAAATTCTGA
- the LOC104453873 gene encoding translin-associated protein X isoform X1 yields MKCSSAIQKIFLMASDSKPQRLRQWASFQSSAAKKARTMTTQSSLKDAFSSYADDLNHLNDKREKVVKASRDITANSKKVIFQVHRISKSNKEEVLEKAHKDLAAVVDQYVAKLVKELRGSDFWKLRRAYSPGIQEYVEAATLCRFCKSGTLLNLEEMNASLSSLSDPSHKPLQINILDYILGLADLTGELMRLAIGRISDDELEYAQKICTFVREIHRELTLLVPRMDEPYDMKTKMETMLQSVMKIENACFGVHVRKSEYNPLLGSGDPSYPLMGVAGGIDL; encoded by the exons ATGAAGTGCTCCTCCGCAATCCAGAAGATCTTTTTAATGGCCTCCGACTCCAAGCCCCAGCGCCTCCGTCAAT GGGCAAGCTTCCAGAGCTCGGCAGCTAAGAAGGCCAGGACGATGACGACCCAGTCTTCTCTCAAGGACGCCTTCTCCTCCTACGCCGATGACCTCAACCATCTC AATGACAAACGCGAAAAGGTAGTCAAAGCGAGTCGAGACATAACCGCGAACAGCAAGAAGGTCATATTTCAGGTGCACAG AATCAGTAAAAGCAACAAAGAGGAAGTCTTGGAGAAGGCACACAAGGATTTAGCAGCTGTTGTGGATCAGTACGTAGCCAAATTGGTAAAAGAGTTGCGGGGCAGTGACTTTTGGAAACTCCGACGGGCATACTCTCCAGGG ATACAGGAATATGTTGAGGCCGCCACTCTCTGTAGATTTTGTAAATCTGGGACCCTTTTAAATCTCGAGGAGATGAATGCTTCTTTATCATCGCTGAGTGATCCATCTCATAAACCTTTGCAGATTAATATCCTTGACTATATTCTTGGG CTTGCAGATTTGACAGGAGAGCTTATGAGGTTGGCTATTGGTCGGATATCGGATGATGAACTTGAATATGCGCAAAAGATATGTACATTTGTGCGCGAAATACACCGTGAGCTGACCCTTTTAGTGCCACGCATGGACGAACCTTATGATATGAAGACAAAGATGGAGACAATGCTTCAAAGTGTGATGAAAATTGAGAATG CTTGCTTTGGCGTCCACGTGAGAAAATCAGAATATAACCCGTTGCTCGGATCTGGTGACCCAAGCTACCCTCTGATGGGGGTTGCTGGGGGAATTGATCTATGA
- the LOC104453873 gene encoding translin-associated protein X isoform X2, with amino-acid sequence MTSTISISKSNKEEVLEKAHKDLAAVVDQYVAKLVKELRGSDFWKLRRAYSPGIQEYVEAATLCRFCKSGTLLNLEEMNASLSSLSDPSHKPLQINILDYILGLADLTGELMRLAIGRISDDELEYAQKICTFVREIHRELTLLVPRMDEPYDMKTKMETMLQSVMKIENACFGVHVRKSEYNPLLGSGDPSYPLMGVAGGIDL; translated from the exons ATGACCTCAACCATCTC AATCAGTAAAAGCAACAAAGAGGAAGTCTTGGAGAAGGCACACAAGGATTTAGCAGCTGTTGTGGATCAGTACGTAGCCAAATTGGTAAAAGAGTTGCGGGGCAGTGACTTTTGGAAACTCCGACGGGCATACTCTCCAGGG ATACAGGAATATGTTGAGGCCGCCACTCTCTGTAGATTTTGTAAATCTGGGACCCTTTTAAATCTCGAGGAGATGAATGCTTCTTTATCATCGCTGAGTGATCCATCTCATAAACCTTTGCAGATTAATATCCTTGACTATATTCTTGGG CTTGCAGATTTGACAGGAGAGCTTATGAGGTTGGCTATTGGTCGGATATCGGATGATGAACTTGAATATGCGCAAAAGATATGTACATTTGTGCGCGAAATACACCGTGAGCTGACCCTTTTAGTGCCACGCATGGACGAACCTTATGATATGAAGACAAAGATGGAGACAATGCTTCAAAGTGTGATGAAAATTGAGAATG CTTGCTTTGGCGTCCACGTGAGAAAATCAGAATATAACCCGTTGCTCGGATCTGGTGACCCAAGCTACCCTCTGATGGGGGTTGCTGGGGGAATTGATCTATGA
- the LOC104453874 gene encoding ACT domain-containing protein ACR4 isoform X1 codes for MDINMRFSPNMDDEYEKLIRRMNPPRVVIDNETCKNATVIQVDSANRPGILLEVVQVLTDLNLIITKAYISSDGGWFMDVFNVTDQDGNKIMNDEILDYIKKVLGPDSCFTSSLRSVGVKPSDDHTAIELTGSDRPGLLSEVSAVLTHLKCNVVSAEVWTHNTRAAAVMHVTDEETGSAVTDPERLTRIRELLCNVLKGSNKSRGAKTVVSHGVTLTTRRLHQMMFADRDYERTDDDMLDEKQRPNVEVVNWYDKDYSVVTIRSKDRPKLLFDTVCTLTDMQYVVFHANIDAEGPEAYQEYYIRHQDGSPVNSDAERERLMHCLEAAIERRVSEGLKLELCTTDRVGLLSNVTRIFRENSLTVTRAEVSTKDGKAVNTFYVRDASGYPVDPKTIDSIRETIGQTILHVKGNSGESKPAQESPSRFLFGGLFKSRSFVNFGLVRSYS; via the exons ATGG ACATCAACATGAGGTTTTCGCCTAACATGGATGACGAATATGAGAAACTCATCCGAAGAATGAATCCACCCAG GGTTGTGATTGACAACGAGACTTGCAAGAATGCAACGGTGATACAG GTCGATAGTGCAAACAGACCTGGAATACTACTGGAAGTTGTACAAGTCCTCACTGATCTCAACCTTATCATTACCAAAGCATACATTTCCTCTGATGGTGGATGGTTTATGGACG TCTTCAACGTCACTGATCAAGATGGAaacaaaataatgaatgatGAGATCCTTGATTATATCAAGAAG GTTCTCGGGCCAGACTCATGTTTCACTTCCTCCTTAAGATCCGTAGGGGTTAAGCCCTCGGATGACCACACTGCCATTGAGTTGACCGGAAGTGACCGACCAGGTCTCCTATCTGAAGTGAGCGCCGTCCTCACGCATCTCAAGTGCAACGTGGTGAGCGCTGAGGTGTGGACCCATAACACGCGTGCGGCTGCGGTAATGCATGTCACGGACGAGGAAACTGGGTCGGCTGTTACCGACCCAGAGAGGCTAACCAGAATCAGGGAACTGCTGTGCAATGTCCTCAAGGGAAGCAACAAATCCCGGGGAGCGAAGACCGTGGTCTCCCATGGGGTCACTCTCACTACAAGAAGGCTTCACCAGATGATGTTTGCTGACCGGGATTATGAACGAACTGAtgatgacatgttggatgagaAGCAAAGGCCTAATGTAGAGGTTGTTAATTGGTACGACAAAGACTACTCGGTTGTCACTATTCGGAGCAAAGATCGGCCTAAGCTTCTGTTCGACACGGTTTGCACGTTGACTGACATGCAGTATGTTGTGTTTCATGCGAACATCGATGCGGAGGGGCCTGAAGCTTATCAG GAGTACTATATCAGGCACCAGGATGGATCCCCTGTGAATTCAGACGCAGAAAGGGAAAGATTGATGCATTGTCTTGAAGCTGCTATTGAGAGAAGGGTATCTGAG GGCTTGAAGTTAGAATTGTGCACGACAGACAGAGTAGGGCTTCTCTCCAATGTCACTCGCATTTTCAGAGAAAACAGCCTCACCGTCACTAGAGCAGAAGTCAGCACCAAAGACGGAAAAGCAGTAAACACGTTTTACGTGCGAGATGCATCAGGGTACCCTGTGGACCCCAAGACAATCGATTCCATTCGTGAAACTATTGGCCAGACCATACTTCACGTCAAAGGTAATTCCGGAGAGTCAAAGCCCGCTCAGGAATCTCCCTCTAGGTTCCTCTTTGGTGGTCTCTTCAAGTCGAGATCCTTCGTCAACTTCGGTTTAGTTAGGTCGTACTCTTGA
- the LOC104453874 gene encoding ACT domain-containing protein ACR4 isoform X2, translating into MRFSPNMDDEYEKLIRRMNPPRVVIDNETCKNATVIQVDSANRPGILLEVVQVLTDLNLIITKAYISSDGGWFMDVFNVTDQDGNKIMNDEILDYIKKVLGPDSCFTSSLRSVGVKPSDDHTAIELTGSDRPGLLSEVSAVLTHLKCNVVSAEVWTHNTRAAAVMHVTDEETGSAVTDPERLTRIRELLCNVLKGSNKSRGAKTVVSHGVTLTTRRLHQMMFADRDYERTDDDMLDEKQRPNVEVVNWYDKDYSVVTIRSKDRPKLLFDTVCTLTDMQYVVFHANIDAEGPEAYQEYYIRHQDGSPVNSDAERERLMHCLEAAIERRVSEGLKLELCTTDRVGLLSNVTRIFRENSLTVTRAEVSTKDGKAVNTFYVRDASGYPVDPKTIDSIRETIGQTILHVKGNSGESKPAQESPSRFLFGGLFKSRSFVNFGLVRSYS; encoded by the exons ATGAGGTTTTCGCCTAACATGGATGACGAATATGAGAAACTCATCCGAAGAATGAATCCACCCAG GGTTGTGATTGACAACGAGACTTGCAAGAATGCAACGGTGATACAG GTCGATAGTGCAAACAGACCTGGAATACTACTGGAAGTTGTACAAGTCCTCACTGATCTCAACCTTATCATTACCAAAGCATACATTTCCTCTGATGGTGGATGGTTTATGGACG TCTTCAACGTCACTGATCAAGATGGAaacaaaataatgaatgatGAGATCCTTGATTATATCAAGAAG GTTCTCGGGCCAGACTCATGTTTCACTTCCTCCTTAAGATCCGTAGGGGTTAAGCCCTCGGATGACCACACTGCCATTGAGTTGACCGGAAGTGACCGACCAGGTCTCCTATCTGAAGTGAGCGCCGTCCTCACGCATCTCAAGTGCAACGTGGTGAGCGCTGAGGTGTGGACCCATAACACGCGTGCGGCTGCGGTAATGCATGTCACGGACGAGGAAACTGGGTCGGCTGTTACCGACCCAGAGAGGCTAACCAGAATCAGGGAACTGCTGTGCAATGTCCTCAAGGGAAGCAACAAATCCCGGGGAGCGAAGACCGTGGTCTCCCATGGGGTCACTCTCACTACAAGAAGGCTTCACCAGATGATGTTTGCTGACCGGGATTATGAACGAACTGAtgatgacatgttggatgagaAGCAAAGGCCTAATGTAGAGGTTGTTAATTGGTACGACAAAGACTACTCGGTTGTCACTATTCGGAGCAAAGATCGGCCTAAGCTTCTGTTCGACACGGTTTGCACGTTGACTGACATGCAGTATGTTGTGTTTCATGCGAACATCGATGCGGAGGGGCCTGAAGCTTATCAG GAGTACTATATCAGGCACCAGGATGGATCCCCTGTGAATTCAGACGCAGAAAGGGAAAGATTGATGCATTGTCTTGAAGCTGCTATTGAGAGAAGGGTATCTGAG GGCTTGAAGTTAGAATTGTGCACGACAGACAGAGTAGGGCTTCTCTCCAATGTCACTCGCATTTTCAGAGAAAACAGCCTCACCGTCACTAGAGCAGAAGTCAGCACCAAAGACGGAAAAGCAGTAAACACGTTTTACGTGCGAGATGCATCAGGGTACCCTGTGGACCCCAAGACAATCGATTCCATTCGTGAAACTATTGGCCAGACCATACTTCACGTCAAAGGTAATTCCGGAGAGTCAAAGCCCGCTCAGGAATCTCCCTCTAGGTTCCTCTTTGGTGGTCTCTTCAAGTCGAGATCCTTCGTCAACTTCGGTTTAGTTAGGTCGTACTCTTGA